One Gimesia aquarii DNA segment encodes these proteins:
- a CDS encoding flagellar export protein FliJ codes for MKKFQFQFESVLKMRCHKRGLCRQLLGEVIQTDQRLKQQKRNLEELRTKQFQEIRIRQSKGAVDIDGTSSLRFYAGQLQAQIQTLIANRKIVEKQIHACRQALASAEQEVKAMEKLSDKHREQFLYEQNKRESFELEETWAATQQMRVLR; via the coding sequence ATGAAAAAATTTCAGTTTCAATTTGAGTCCGTCCTCAAAATGCGATGTCATAAACGAGGTTTATGCCGCCAGTTACTGGGAGAGGTAATACAGACAGATCAACGTTTAAAACAACAAAAGCGGAATTTAGAGGAATTGAGGACAAAACAGTTTCAGGAGATACGAATACGTCAATCAAAAGGTGCCGTTGACATTGATGGTACTAGCAGCCTGCGATTTTATGCCGGACAACTACAGGCTCAGATTCAGACGCTCATAGCAAATCGTAAGATTGTAGAAAAACAGATTCACGCCTGCCGACAGGCACTTGCAAGTGCCGAGCAGGAAGTGAAAGCAATGGAAAAGCTGTCTGATAAGCATCGTGAGCAGTTTCTTTATGAGCAAAACAAGAGAGAATCATTTGAGCTGGAAGAAACCTGGGCAGCAACTCAACAAATGAGGGTTTTAAGATGA